The genomic stretch GTGGTGATCACAAATCGGCTCGGTACGCTCGGCTAGGCGCTGGGCCAACGCTCACCGATCCGCTGGGTCTTCTGCTCGGCGGCGATCAACCACGTGATGCCGCCATCAGCTCCTACCGAGTGCATCGCGTAGTCCCTTCCTAGACGTCGTAGATCCGACCGTATTCTGGGACAAGCGGCGCGTCGGGATGCCAGCCGCGGTAGATTGTCCACGGCCACTCGATGCGCCGCGCTGGCCCTGCGCAGTCCAGATAGGCGCAGAGCGTAATCGCGAGTGGGCCGGGGTGGCGCACATCCGAATCAAAGGTGATCGTGCGGGCTGCGCCCGTGAGATAGGCGCGATGGCAGCGGCTGCACCACGACCAGGGCGGTGAGAAGGTTGCAAGCGTGCCGCGCTGGCCAGGATCGTTGGGAAGAGAGGTCATTGTTCACTCGTTTCGCACCCAGTAGCACGCGGGTAAACACGCGCTGCTCGGATGCCTCAACACAACCACTGGAATTTACTCGCGTTCCTGCGTTGGCGTGCGCCCATTGGCATCCAGCCAAGCCAGCAGGCGGCTTATCCGGCTGGTCGCAAGCGCAATGCAGCTATCGGCCCCGCCATAGTACATATTGAGACGATCACCATCGTCGCCGACCGTCACGCCGCAGGGAAACACCACGTTGCCCACATCGCCGCTGCGCTCGTAGGGGGTCTCCGGGCCGAACACCCACGTGTCGCCGCGCGAGAGGCAGCGCTCAGGCGTCTCGCGGTCGAAGAGTGCTAGCCCGAGGCGATAGAGGCATCCTGCAGGGGTCATGCGCACGCCGTGGTAGATCACCAGCCAGCCCTGTGGCGTCTCGATGGGCTGCGGCGACAGGCCGATTTTATTGGCATCCCACCAGGCCCCATGCCGCGCCGCCAGGATGCGCTTGTGGCTGCCCCAGTGGCGTAGGTCGGTGGAGTAGGAGATCCAGATGTGCGCGGCGTGCGGCTCGACCGGGCGATGGATGAGCGCCCAGGCGTCGCCGATCCGGTGCGGCAGCAGTGCGGCGTCCTTGTTCTCGGGCTGCATGATCACGCCGTAGCGCTCGAAGTGCTGGAAGTCCTGGGTGAGCGCCAGCGAGACGCCCGGCCCGCCGTGCGAGTAGGAGGTGTAGACCACCGCGTAGCGCTCCAGCTCGGGCACATAGGTGATACGGGGGTCTTCGATCCCCCAGATCTCCTCCGGCCAGCCCTCAGGGTCGGGGAGCATGCTGGGCTGCGGGTCGATTTGCCAGCCATTGACCCCATTGGCTGAGCGCGCCGCGCACAGGTGCGAGTGCCCGCGCCGATCCTCGACGCGGCAGAGCAGCAGGGTGGTGCCATCGTGCAGGCGGGTCGCGCCGGGGTTGAACACCGTGTGCATTGGGTACGGCCAGTCGGATGGGGTGAGGATCGGGTTGTCGTGATAGCGCTCAAACAGAGACTCGTAGTGTTCAGGCATGGCTATGCTTTCTGCTCAATGGGTCGCGGCGAGTCGAAAGGATCGACTGGTAGACGTTGATGTAGCCCTCGACCATCTGCTCGCGGCTGAAGCGCGCCGCCACATGGGCGCGGATCTGGGTTGGGTCGAGCTGCCCCAACATGCTCAGCGCGTCCACGGCGGCGTCCTCATCCTCCACGATGAAGCCGGTGCGGCCATGCCCCACCACCTCGGGGACCGAGCCGCGGCGGTAGGCGATCACCGGGGTGCCGCAGGCCATCGCCTCGATCATGCTCAGGCCAAACGGCTCCTCAAAATCGATCAGGTGCAGGAGCGCGGTGGCCCGTCCCAGGAGGGTATTGCGCTCCGATGGCCCGACCGGACCGATATAGCGGATCTGGTCGTTATCAATATGCGGCGCGATCTGCCGCGCATAGTAGTCCCGATCCTGCACGATCCCGGCCAGGATCAGGCGCTGCCCTGACCGTTTGGCGACGCGTATGGCCTCGGCAGCCCCTTTGTCCGGGTGGATGCGCCCGAAGAACAGGAGGTACTCGCGCGCGCCGTGCCGCAGGGTGAAATCGTCCATCGGGATACCGTGGTACACCGTGGCGCAATAGCTGAGCGAGGGGTCGCGATCCGCGTCACTGATCGACACATAGTGGGTGCCCTGGTTATAGCGCTGGTAGACGGGCACGATCTTCTCGGATGAAAAGCCGTGGATGGTGGTCAACACCGGCGTGGTTACCAACGCGCTGTAGGAGAGCGGCAGGAAGTCGAAGTGGTTATGGATGAGATCAAACTCCGCGGCGCGCTCGAAGGCGGCGGCGATATGCAGGCACTCCCAGACCTTTGGGTCAAGCGACGCATCCTCGGCGTAGGGGCGCGGGCAGATCGCCGCCAGCTGCCCGCTGGTGTGCGAGTCGGCGGTGGCGAAGAGCGTGACATCCACGCCGCGCGCCACCAGCCCCTCGGTGAGCACCGATACGACCTGCTCCCACGGGCCGTAGTGGCGCGGCGGAACGCGCCAAGCGATCGGGGCCAGCATGGCGACCCGCAGTGGGGCCGTGTGGGTTGGAAGCGTCATCGGCTTTTCCGCCCGTCGGGCTTCGGCGTCGGCGCGCGGAAGACCGGAACCGGGATGGCCGTCGGCATCGTGGGTCGCATCCCATCATGGTGCGCGGCGTCCAGCCGCATCTCGGTCAGCGCCAGCAGGAAGGCCAGGGTTGATTCCGCGCCCTGGTTCTGGTTCACGCGGTCGCACTCCAGCCCATCGTGGCAGCCGCCGGTGCGCTCATCGTAGAGCGGCAGCCCCAGATCGTTGTGGCCAAGAAACCACTCGAAGGCGCGGCACGCCGTATCGTGCCAGTATTCATCCGCCGTGATCTGGTAGGCCGCCAGCGACGCCATCACCATCGCGTGGGCCTCGATCGGCTGCTGGTCAAAGCGAGCCGGGGCCGCACCAGAGGGGTAGAAGCCATGGCAGCCAATCGGGGTAAAGTGCCCATCCTCGGCGTGCTGCACCGATGCGAGCCAGCGCAGCGACTCCAGGCCGGACGCCCGCATGTCGGCGCGCTCAAGCGAGACGCCGCTGATCAGCAGGGCGTGGGGCAGCACGGCGTTATCGTAGGTGAGCGTGTCGCCATACCACGGCCACTCCTCGCGGTACTGCTCCTGGTAGCGGTCCAGCAGCCGCTCGGCCAGCACAGTCTGCACCTGACGCGCGGTGCGGTCGCCCCGGAAGCGTGTCAGGTAGGCAGTAATCCCCAGCAGCGCGAAGGCCCACGGGCGCGGGTGCTCGAAGGCCAGTAGCGCCGGGAGCGCCTGCGCGAAGAGCTGGGCTGCCGCGCCGCGCAGCGTTGGTGCGCGCGACTGCCCGAGCACCGTGCCCAGCGCCCACACAGCCCGCGCATGGCTATCCTCCGAGCCGTGGGCATCCAGCCAGCGTCGGTCATAGCCCAGGAAATTGTGGAATCGCCCCGTCTCTGGGCTGAAGGCGTGCCACAGGAAGGCCATGTAGCGCGTTGCGAGCGCCTCGGTGTCTGGTTCGTCTGGGTGCGACTCGATCAAGGTCGTGAGGATTAAGGCCCGCGCATTGTCGTCGGTGGTGTAGCCCTCGCGGTACAGCGGTGCGGTGAAGACCGCATGCTGTACCAGGCCGGTGTCATCGGTCATGTGTCGAAGGTGGCCGAGGTGGAGCGGCGGCAGGCGCTGTGCGCTGGCGACCATAGGGGTCTGCTGCTGGAGCGCGTGGGTGCTGGCGTGGTGCTCGCCCCGCGCGCGTCGGAGCGTCTCGATGTAGCGCTCCGCAACGGTCGGCCAGATCATCTCGCGTCCGCGCAGATAGGCCCGCTTGCGCATGGCGTCCCGCTCGCCATCATCGGCCAGCAGCGCGTTCACCTGGGTGGCAATCGCGCCGGGGTCGCGGAAGGGCACCAGCACGCCCCGGCCATCGGCCAGCATCTCCTGGGCATACCAGTAGGGCGTCGAGATGATCGCCTTGCCCGCACCAAGGGTGTAGGCCAGCGTGCCCGAGACGATCTGCGCCTCGCTGAGGTAGGGTGTGATGTAGATATCCGCCGCCCCGATATAGGTCACCAGCTCGTCCAGGTTGACAAACTGATCTTGAAACACCACATGGTCGGCGACGCCACGCTCGCGGGCCAGATCGCGCAGCGAGTCGCGGTACTGCTCGCCCTCGCGCTGGCGCACGTGGGGGTGGGTCAGCCCCAGCACGATGTAGACAACATTCGGGTGCTGCCGCAGGATGTCGGGGATCGCCTCGATCACATACTCGATGCCTTTGTTGCGCGAGAGTAGGCCGAAGGTCAGCATCACCGTTTTGCCCTCGGCCTGGAGGTGATCCTTGTTGAAGCTAGAGTCGAGAAAGGGGATGTCGGGGATGCCATGCGGGATATGGTCGATTTTCTCCGCCGAGACGCCGTAGATCTCGCGCAGGAAGATCGCGCCCTGCTCGCTCATCACCACCAGGCGGTCGGAGAGCCGCACCAGCTCGATCAGCACCTTGCGCTGCTGGGGCGTTGGGTCGCGCAGGATGGTGTGGAGGGTGGTGACGATCGGCACGCGCAGATCGCACAGCAGCGCGAGCAGGTGGCTGCCCGCCGCGCCGCCGAAGATGCCGTACTCGTGCTGCACCAGCACCAGGTCGACCCCGGCCATGTTGATATGCTCGGCGGCCTGGTGGTAGTCGCCCAGCGTCTCCTGATCCAGTGTGAACCGCACCTGCGGTGGGTAGTCGTAGCCCTCAGGCCGGTCGTTCATGGCCAGCTGCATGATCTCAATCGATGGGAAGGCGGCGGTGATGGCGGCGCACAGGTCGGTGGTGTAGGTGGCGATCCCGCAGGTGCGGGGCAGGGCGTTTCCAAGCACGGCGATCTTCTGAAGCCGAGGGGGAAGGGGTATGTTCATACGATCCTTTATGAAGTGGGCTTTCCCACCTCTGTGTTCTTGCGGCCTGATCGTTGGGCGGTTGGCTAATCGTCGATCAGGTTGATCGGGCCAAACCCAGAGGTGCCGGTGATCAGCACATCCATGGTCAGCAGCAGCCCCGTGATCGACACGGCGTTCTGCACCGCACTGCGGGTCACCTTCACCGGGTCGATCACGCCCATGGCCTGGAGGTCGCCAAACGCGCCGGTCAGCACATTGTAGCCATAGCTGACATCGCTGGTATCGCGGTGGTGGCGGCGCACCGCATCGACCACCACCGCACCGCTCTGCCCGGCGTTGGCCGCCAGCTGGCGCATCGGCTCGGCGAGCGCGTGGCGCAGCATCGCCACCCCGAGCCGCACATCGCCCTCGTCGCCCAGTCCATCCAGCGCGTCGACCGCGTGCA from Chloroflexia bacterium SDU3-3 encodes the following:
- a CDS encoding glycosidase, translated to MPEHYESLFERYHDNPILTPSDWPYPMHTVFNPGATRLHDGTTLLLCRVEDRRGHSHLCAARSANGVNGWQIDPQPSMLPDPEGWPEEIWGIEDPRITYVPELERYAVVYTSYSHGGPGVSLALTQDFQHFERYGVIMQPENKDAALLPHRIGDAWALIHRPVEPHAAHIWISYSTDLRHWGSHKRILAARHGAWWDANKIGLSPQPIETPQGWLVIYHGVRMTPAGCLYRLGLALFDRETPERCLSRGDTWVFGPETPYERSGDVGNVVFPCGVTVGDDGDRLNMYYGGADSCIALATSRISRLLAWLDANGRTPTQERE
- a CDS encoding glycosyltransferase family 4 protein translates to MRVAMLAPIAWRVPPRHYGPWEQVVSVLTEGLVARGVDVTLFATADSHTSGQLAAICPRPYAEDASLDPKVWECLHIAAAFERAAEFDLIHNHFDFLPLSYSALVTTPVLTTIHGFSSEKIVPVYQRYNQGTHYVSISDADRDPSLSYCATVYHGIPMDDFTLRHGAREYLLFFGRIHPDKGAAEAIRVAKRSGQRLILAGIVQDRDYYARQIAPHIDNDQIRYIGPVGPSERNTLLGRATALLHLIDFEEPFGLSMIEAMACGTPVIAYRRGSVPEVVGHGRTGFIVEDEDAAVDALSMLGQLDPTQIRAHVAARFSREQMVEGYINVYQSILSTRRDPLSRKHSHA
- a CDS encoding glycosyltransferase, encoding MNIPLPPRLQKIAVLGNALPRTCGIATYTTDLCAAITAAFPSIEIMQLAMNDRPEGYDYPPQVRFTLDQETLGDYHQAAEHINMAGVDLVLVQHEYGIFGGAAGSHLLALLCDLRVPIVTTLHTILRDPTPQQRKVLIELVRLSDRLVVMSEQGAIFLREIYGVSAEKIDHIPHGIPDIPFLDSSFNKDHLQAEGKTVMLTFGLLSRNKGIEYVIEAIPDILRQHPNVVYIVLGLTHPHVRQREGEQYRDSLRDLARERGVADHVVFQDQFVNLDELVTYIGAADIYITPYLSEAQIVSGTLAYTLGAGKAIISTPYWYAQEMLADGRGVLVPFRDPGAIATQVNALLADDGERDAMRKRAYLRGREMIWPTVAERYIETLRRARGEHHASTHALQQQTPMVASAQRLPPLHLGHLRHMTDDTGLVQHAVFTAPLYREGYTTDDNARALILTTLIESHPDEPDTEALATRYMAFLWHAFSPETGRFHNFLGYDRRWLDAHGSEDSHARAVWALGTVLGQSRAPTLRGAAAQLFAQALPALLAFEHPRPWAFALLGITAYLTRFRGDRTARQVQTVLAERLLDRYQEQYREEWPWYGDTLTYDNAVLPHALLISGVSLERADMRASGLESLRWLASVQHAEDGHFTPIGCHGFYPSGAAPARFDQQPIEAHAMVMASLAAYQITADEYWHDTACRAFEWFLGHNDLGLPLYDERTGGCHDGLECDRVNQNQGAESTLAFLLALTEMRLDAAHHDGMRPTMPTAIPVPVFRAPTPKPDGRKSR